One genomic region from Microcystis panniformis FACHB-1757 encodes:
- a CDS encoding hybrid sensor histidine kinase/response regulator, with translation MLNQLRILIVDDNEVDRIAVRRFLRTSEMAIEITEAADYQEAKEKMSNNLFDCMFIDYLLPDGDGLTLVREIRQQGVKIPLIVLTGHGDEGIAVDMMKAGASDYLSKFRLSASRLNQAMRNALRIYEAEQEVAIAKQEKEQLARQKEDFVSRMTHDLRTPLVSVNHILELFQEGLYGEITPEMSRVIHVIIRSNTNLLEMVNNLLEVYCYENGEKILNFTKLKIIDILEEVCQQLTPLAREKGLELSLNAENAGEIFLTGDRLELRRVFTNLIGNAIKFTQKGDVKIHLIPATEEDTFVTIVVEDTGIGISAEELPRIFERLYSSSPDSSNNGLGLYLSRRIIDAHGGTIAVTSELERGSSFSVRLPV, from the coding sequence ATGTTAAACCAGTTAAGAATTCTAATTGTTGATGATAATGAAGTAGATCGGATCGCCGTGCGCCGATTCTTAAGAACATCGGAGATGGCGATAGAAATAACAGAAGCCGCTGACTATCAAGAGGCTAAAGAAAAGATGTCCAATAATCTTTTCGACTGTATGTTTATCGATTATCTTCTACCCGATGGAGATGGTTTGACTTTGGTGCGGGAAATTCGGCAGCAGGGAGTTAAAATACCCCTAATTGTTTTAACCGGTCACGGAGACGAAGGAATTGCCGTAGATATGATGAAAGCCGGTGCTTCCGATTATCTGAGTAAATTTCGTCTTTCTGCCTCGCGCTTAAATCAAGCGATGCGAAACGCCCTACGCATCTATGAAGCGGAACAAGAAGTGGCGATTGCCAAACAAGAAAAAGAGCAATTGGCTAGACAAAAAGAAGATTTTGTTTCGAGGATGACCCACGATTTGCGAACTCCCTTAGTGTCTGTCAATCACATATTAGAACTATTTCAAGAAGGTTTATACGGTGAGATTACTCCCGAAATGAGTCGAGTCATTCATGTGATTATTCGCAGTAATACAAATCTCTTGGAAATGGTTAATAATCTTTTGGAAGTTTATTGTTATGAAAACGGCGAAAAGATACTTAATTTTACTAAATTAAAGATTATCGATATTCTCGAAGAAGTCTGTCAGCAGTTAACTCCCCTTGCCCGAGAAAAAGGACTAGAATTAAGCTTAAATGCCGAAAATGCCGGGGAAATTTTCCTAACTGGCGATCGCTTGGAACTGCGGCGCGTTTTTACCAATCTCATCGGCAATGCGATTAAATTTACCCAAAAGGGTGATGTGAAAATTCATCTCATCCCAGCTACAGAGGAAGATACTTTTGTCACCATTGTCGTCGAGGATACTGGTATAGGCATTTCAGCAGAAGAACTACCCCGGATTTTCGAGCGCCTGTACTCCAGTTCCCCAGACAGTTCCAACAATGGGTTAGGACTTTATCTCTCCCGTCGCATTATCGATGCTCATGGGGGAACTATTGCCGTCACCTCAGAATTAGAACGGGGTAGTAGCTTTTCTGTCCGTTTACCTGTCTAG
- a CDS encoding ankyrin repeat domain-containing protein has protein sequence MASNWDILLIQAARQGNLARVQALLSQGANVNATDGHNTTALIYAVQGGHQEIVAILREFGADINKSKQPQGLTPLMLAAALNHSEILAQLIAAAANVNQVNQDGTPALMIAAYKGHTAIAEQLLTAGARVNMRDRDGDTALSVAISQNYAAIVGLLLDSGVDEEIRQEAWLEALTANRPEILQLFINRGLPLDSPTLSGETPLILAVEKGNLGSVQTLLQAGANPNISTEEGETALMIAAAEGYFDIVRLLLAQGASIDNQNQAGETALHLATIEGHLEIVQALLQAGAFVNHRNHFGDTPLLIATVQGYEAIVLELLKQGADPNLTQQGETPLTLALQRQFTEICRYLLDYGANPNAVYPDGKTVLMKACEDNNSQLVRWLIAIGADVNKLDFSGASPLMWASYHGCLDTVKVLLDGGKVNLNQKNQGGMTALMLAKFNHHQAIVSLLQQAGAIE, from the coding sequence ATGGCTTCTAATTGGGATATCTTGTTAATACAAGCGGCGCGTCAGGGCAATCTCGCGCGGGTTCAAGCTTTACTGAGTCAGGGGGCAAATGTCAACGCCACCGATGGCCACAATACGACGGCTTTAATCTATGCCGTGCAGGGGGGTCATCAGGAAATTGTGGCAATTTTGCGAGAATTTGGGGCTGATATCAACAAAAGTAAACAACCTCAAGGTTTAACCCCTCTCATGTTAGCGGCTGCCCTCAATCACAGTGAAATCCTCGCTCAATTAATCGCCGCCGCTGCTAATGTCAATCAGGTCAATCAAGATGGTACACCAGCACTAATGATTGCCGCTTATAAGGGTCATACAGCGATCGCAGAACAGTTATTAACCGCCGGCGCTCGGGTCAATATGCGCGATCGGGATGGAGATACGGCTTTATCTGTAGCGATAAGCCAAAATTACGCCGCAATTGTCGGTTTACTGCTCGATAGTGGTGTAGATGAAGAAATCCGTCAAGAAGCTTGGTTAGAGGCTCTCACCGCTAATCGTCCAGAAATCCTCCAATTGTTTATTAACCGTGGTCTGCCCCTCGATTCTCCCACTTTATCCGGGGAAACTCCCCTAATTTTGGCTGTAGAGAAGGGAAATCTCGGCAGCGTACAAACTTTACTGCAAGCGGGAGCCAATCCGAACATTAGCACGGAGGAGGGAGAAACTGCCCTGATGATCGCCGCTGCTGAGGGATATTTCGATATTGTCCGACTTTTACTCGCTCAGGGGGCTAGTATTGACAATCAAAATCAGGCGGGAGAAACGGCCTTACATTTAGCCACGATCGAAGGACATTTAGAGATCGTTCAGGCCCTACTACAAGCTGGCGCTTTTGTCAATCACCGCAACCATTTTGGTGATACACCCTTGCTTATCGCCACGGTGCAGGGATACGAAGCGATCGTTTTAGAATTGTTAAAACAGGGAGCCGACCCTAACCTAACTCAGCAGGGAGAAACACCGTTAACTTTAGCTCTACAGCGCCAATTTACGGAAATCTGCCGTTATCTCCTCGACTACGGGGCTAATCCCAACGCCGTTTATCCCGATGGCAAAACCGTCCTTATGAAAGCTTGTGAGGACAATAATAGTCAATTGGTGCGCTGGTTAATCGCTATCGGTGCCGATGTCAATAAACTCGATTTTAGCGGCGCTTCCCCGTTAATGTGGGCGAGTTATCACGGTTGTCTCGACACGGTTAAAGTTTTGTTAGACGGGGGAAAAGTGAACTTAAATCAGAAAAATCAAGGGGGAATGACCGCTTTAATGTTAGCTAAATTTAATCACCATCAGGCGATCGTTTCTTTATTACAACAAGCAGGAGCGATCGAGTAA